Proteins encoded by one window of Modestobacter marinus:
- a CDS encoding Lrp/AsnC family transcriptional regulator, translating into MPALDATDARLLLALSEDPRATVLALSQQLGLARNTVQARLGRLESSGALDPFERRVRPEALGYRLGAYVTVQVVQRSLADVGDALAAIPEVLEVIGLSGVADLLVQVVAVDADDLWRITEQVLAIPGVQRTDTNLALRRFVDHRMTPLLERAAGSLPVTDAD; encoded by the coding sequence GTGCCAGCCCTGGACGCCACCGACGCGCGGCTGCTGCTCGCCCTGTCCGAGGACCCGCGCGCCACGGTCCTCGCCCTCTCCCAGCAGCTCGGGCTGGCGCGCAACACCGTGCAGGCCCGGCTGGGCCGGCTGGAGTCCAGCGGCGCGCTGGACCCCTTCGAGCGGCGGGTGCGCCCCGAGGCGCTGGGCTACCGGCTGGGCGCCTACGTCACCGTGCAGGTGGTGCAGCGCAGCCTGGCCGACGTGGGGGACGCGCTGGCCGCGATCCCGGAGGTCCTGGAGGTCATCGGGCTCTCCGGGGTCGCCGACCTGCTCGTCCAGGTGGTTGCCGTCGACGCCGACGACCTGTGGCGGATCACCGAGCAGGTGCTGGCGATCCCCGGCGTCCAGCGCACGGACACGAACCTGGCGCTGCGCCGGTTCGTCGACCACCGGATGACGCCGTTGCTGGAACGCGCCGCCGGGTCCCTGCCGGTCACCGACGCGGACTGA
- the pdhA gene encoding pyruvate dehydrogenase (acetyl-transferring) E1 component subunit alpha, whose amino-acid sequence MTALQQGTTEVVDPVPGAGAPHLPDQPDLVQLLTPEGERVEHPDYAIDVSDEELRGLYRDLALVRRWDAEATALQRQGELGIWASLLGQEAAQVGAGRALAEGDMAFPTYREHGVAWTRGVDPLHVMSLFRGVDQGGWDPVARSFNLYTVVIGAQTLHATGYAMGLQRDGAENAALAFLGDGATSQGEVNEAMIWAATFAAPVVFFCQNNQYAISVPIERQSRVPLYQRAAGFGFPGVRVDGNDVLAVLAVTRAALAAAREGSGPTFIEAFTYRMGAHTTSDDPTRYRLAGELEEWKLRDPIARLKAHLSRSGIADADFFAAVDAEGDELAARIRQGTLEMPDPAGTEMFDHVFAEQTPELAQQRAEFVEYHASFDTAGSDTASSEGN is encoded by the coding sequence GTGACTGCGTTGCAGCAGGGGACCACCGAGGTGGTCGACCCCGTACCGGGCGCCGGTGCGCCACACCTGCCCGACCAGCCGGACCTGGTCCAGCTGCTGACCCCGGAAGGCGAGCGGGTCGAGCACCCCGACTACGCCATCGACGTCTCCGACGAGGAGCTGCGCGGCCTCTACCGCGACCTCGCCCTCGTCCGGCGGTGGGACGCCGAGGCGACCGCCCTGCAGCGCCAGGGCGAGCTCGGCATCTGGGCCTCGCTGCTCGGCCAGGAGGCGGCCCAGGTGGGTGCCGGCCGGGCGCTGGCCGAGGGGGACATGGCCTTCCCCACCTACCGCGAGCACGGCGTCGCCTGGACCCGGGGCGTCGACCCGCTGCACGTGATGAGCCTGTTCCGCGGGGTCGACCAGGGCGGCTGGGACCCGGTCGCCCGCAGTTTCAACCTCTACACCGTGGTCATCGGCGCGCAGACGCTGCACGCCACCGGCTACGCCATGGGCCTGCAGCGCGACGGCGCGGAGAACGCGGCGCTGGCCTTCCTCGGCGACGGCGCCACCAGCCAGGGCGAGGTCAACGAGGCGATGATCTGGGCCGCGACCTTCGCCGCGCCCGTCGTCTTCTTCTGCCAGAACAACCAGTACGCGATCAGCGTGCCTATCGAGCGGCAGTCCCGGGTGCCGCTGTACCAGCGGGCCGCCGGGTTCGGGTTCCCCGGCGTGCGGGTCGACGGCAACGACGTCCTCGCCGTGCTGGCCGTGACCCGGGCGGCGCTGGCCGCCGCCCGGGAGGGCTCCGGCCCCACCTTCATCGAGGCCTTCACCTACCGGATGGGCGCGCACACCACCTCCGACGACCCGACCCGCTACCGGCTGGCCGGCGAGCTGGAGGAGTGGAAGCTGCGCGACCCGATCGCCCGGCTCAAGGCGCACCTGTCCCGCAGCGGCATCGCCGACGCCGACTTCTTCGCCGCGGTCGACGCCGAGGGCGACGAGCTCGCCGCCCGGATCCGCCAGGGCACGCTGGAGATGCCCGACCCGGCCGGCACCGAGATGTTCGACCACGTCTTCGCCGAGCAGACCCCGGAGCTGGCCCAGCAGCGCGCGGAGTTCGTCGAGTACCACGCCAGTTTCGACACCGCCGGCTCCGACACCGCGTCCTCCGAGGGGAACTGA
- a CDS encoding alpha-ketoacid dehydrogenase subunit beta, translated as MQTLTIGKALNLGLRKAMEDDGKVVLMGEDIGKLGGVFRITDGLQKDFGEARVVDTPLAEAGILGTAVGLAMRGYRPVCEIQFDGFVFPAYNQIVTQVAKIHARSRGKLPMPIVIRIPFGGGIGAVEHHSESPEAYFAHTAGLKVVAVSTPADAYWGIQQAIAAPDPVVFLEPKRRYWEKGEVDPDGSPDPLFGSRVVRGGDDVTVLAYGPMVKTALQAADAAAEEGRSLEVVDLRTLSPLDLDPVYESVRRTGRCVVVHEAPVTLGLGAEIAARVTERCFHSLEAPVLRVGGYDTPYPPSKMEEDYLPDLDRVLDAVDRSMGF; from the coding sequence GTGCAGACGCTCACCATCGGCAAGGCGCTCAACCTCGGCCTGCGCAAGGCCATGGAGGACGACGGCAAGGTCGTGCTCATGGGCGAGGACATCGGCAAGCTGGGCGGGGTCTTCCGGATCACCGACGGCCTGCAGAAGGACTTCGGCGAGGCCCGCGTCGTCGACACCCCGCTGGCCGAGGCCGGCATCCTCGGCACCGCCGTCGGGCTGGCCATGCGCGGCTACCGGCCGGTGTGCGAGATCCAGTTCGACGGGTTCGTCTTCCCCGCCTACAACCAGATCGTCACCCAGGTCGCCAAGATCCACGCCCGCTCCCGCGGCAAGCTGCCGATGCCGATCGTCATCCGGATCCCGTTCGGTGGCGGCATCGGCGCAGTCGAGCACCACAGCGAGAGCCCGGAGGCCTACTTCGCGCACACCGCCGGCCTCAAGGTCGTCGCGGTCAGCACCCCGGCGGATGCGTACTGGGGCATCCAGCAGGCCATCGCCGCCCCCGACCCGGTCGTCTTCCTCGAGCCCAAGCGGCGGTACTGGGAGAAGGGCGAGGTCGACCCGGACGGCTCCCCCGACCCGCTGTTCGGTTCCCGGGTGGTCCGCGGTGGGGACGACGTCACGGTGCTCGCCTACGGGCCGATGGTGAAGACGGCGCTGCAGGCCGCCGACGCCGCCGCCGAGGAGGGCCGCTCGCTGGAGGTCGTCGACCTGCGCACGCTCTCCCCGCTGGACCTCGACCCGGTCTACGAGTCGGTCCGCCGCACCGGCCGCTGCGTCGTCGTGCACGAGGCGCCGGTGACCCTCGGCCTGGGCGCGGAGATCGCCGCCCGGGTGACCGAGCGCTGCTTCCACTCCCTGGAGGCGCCGGTGCTGCGGGTGGGCGGGTACGACACCCCGTACCCGCCGTCGAAGATGGAGGAGGACTACCTCCCCGACCTCGACCGTGTGCTCGACGCCGTCGACCGATCGATGGGGTTCTGA
- a CDS encoding dihydrolipoamide acetyltransferase family protein has translation MAQLRQFKLPDVGEGLTEGEILSWLVAVGDTVTVNQPLCEVETAKAAVELPSPFAGTVTELLFDAGTTVDVGAPIITIDVGGPADAAPAADEPAAAGTGTGLIGETNANGRTAVLVGYGPRSTEAKRRPRRGQPVEAAAARATAPQVLPEADYGSGGDRPPLLATAPDATVKPVRHGGLEAARAAEAAAARRPAEPATRTPSATAGRGALRPLAKPPVRKYAKDLGIDLTTVTGTGEGGVITRADVDAALAAPAAPEAAPTAAGDTRIPIKGVRKHTAAAMVASAFTAPHVTEFLTVDVTRTMKLRERLAARPELAGVKVSPLLFVAKALLLAAKRHPMVNSSWDEAAQEIVVHGAVNLGIAAATPRGLIVPNVKDAGRLSLAELAGALTELTETARAGRTPPADMTGGTITITNVGVFGVDTGTPILNPGESAILAFGAVRAMPWVHKGKVVPRQVTTLALSFDHRIVDGELGSRFLADVGALLHDPGTALTF, from the coding sequence ATGGCCCAGCTGCGCCAGTTCAAGCTGCCCGACGTCGGGGAGGGGCTGACCGAGGGGGAGATCCTGTCCTGGCTGGTCGCCGTGGGCGACACGGTGACGGTCAACCAGCCGCTGTGCGAGGTCGAGACGGCGAAGGCCGCCGTCGAGCTGCCCAGCCCGTTCGCCGGCACGGTCACCGAGCTGCTGTTCGACGCCGGGACGACGGTCGACGTCGGCGCCCCGATCATCACGATCGACGTGGGCGGGCCGGCCGACGCGGCCCCGGCGGCGGACGAGCCGGCCGCCGCCGGGACCGGGACCGGGCTGATCGGCGAGACCAACGCCAACGGCCGGACGGCGGTGCTGGTGGGCTACGGCCCGCGCAGCACCGAGGCCAAGCGCCGCCCCCGCCGGGGGCAGCCGGTCGAGGCCGCCGCCGCGCGGGCGACCGCACCGCAGGTGCTCCCCGAGGCCGACTACGGCTCGGGCGGTGACCGGCCGCCGCTGCTGGCCACCGCACCCGACGCCACGGTCAAGCCCGTCCGGCACGGTGGGCTCGAGGCCGCCCGCGCGGCCGAGGCGGCGGCGGCCCGCCGGCCGGCCGAGCCCGCGACGCGCACCCCGTCCGCGACCGCGGGCCGGGGCGCGCTGCGGCCGCTGGCCAAGCCGCCGGTGCGCAAGTACGCCAAGGACCTCGGCATCGACCTCACCACGGTCACCGGCACCGGCGAGGGCGGGGTCATCACCCGCGCCGACGTCGACGCCGCCCTGGCCGCGCCGGCCGCTCCCGAGGCCGCCCCGACCGCGGCCGGTGACACCCGGATCCCGATCAAGGGCGTGCGGAAGCACACCGCCGCGGCGATGGTGGCCAGCGCGTTCACCGCCCCGCACGTCACCGAGTTCCTCACCGTCGACGTCACCCGCACGATGAAGCTGCGCGAGCGGCTCGCCGCCCGGCCGGAGCTGGCCGGGGTGAAGGTCAGCCCGCTGCTGTTCGTGGCCAAGGCGCTGCTGCTGGCGGCGAAGCGGCACCCGATGGTGAACAGCTCCTGGGACGAGGCGGCGCAGGAGATCGTCGTCCACGGCGCGGTCAACCTGGGGATCGCGGCGGCCACGCCGCGGGGCCTGATCGTGCCGAACGTCAAGGACGCCGGCCGGCTGTCGCTGGCCGAGCTGGCCGGCGCGCTCACCGAGCTCACCGAGACCGCCCGGGCGGGGAGGACGCCGCCCGCGGACATGACCGGCGGCACGATCACGATCACCAACGTCGGGGTCTTCGGCGTCGACACCGGCACGCCGATCCTGAACCCCGGCGAGTCGGCGATCCTGGCCTTCGGCGCCGTCCGGGCGATGCCCTGGGTGCACAAGGGCAAGGTCGTGCCGCGGCAGGTGACCACGCTGGCCCTCTCCTTCGACCACCGGATCGTCGACGGCGAGCTCGGTTCCCGCTTCCTGGCCGACGTGGGGGCGCTGCTGCACGACCCCGGCACCGCCCTTACGTTCTGA
- a CDS encoding AGE family epimerase/isomerase: MRTQLGPLLSFAAGSRVPEGFGYLGDDGQLLPGKPVETWISARMTHVFGLGALAGEPGVEELAAHGVAALRSGPLHDAEHGGWRSAVGAGADDDSKAAYVHAFVVLAGSTATAAGIEGGRQLLDEALAVWEQRFWDEEEGLARESFDRAWTTAEDYRGANANMHGVESTLAAADALAPTDPGAAARLRNRALRATERIVHRWTRERDWRLPEHFTVAWEPLPEFNRDRPADPFRPYGVTVGHQFEWARLCLHLAAALGEDAPGWLHADADALFLAAAERGWAADGQEGFPYTLDWADRPVVAARMHWVLTEAIAAAAVRHVVHGDPRTLELQQRWEELGDRLFLDPAVGSWHHELTPEGTVGSGTWVGKPDAYHLAQMLLLPGRPVRGSVAAAVLAAR; encoded by the coding sequence GTGCGCACCCAGCTCGGACCCCTGCTGTCCTTCGCCGCCGGCTCCCGGGTCCCCGAGGGGTTCGGCTACCTCGGCGACGACGGGCAGCTCCTCCCCGGGAAGCCGGTGGAGACCTGGATCAGCGCCCGGATGACGCACGTCTTCGGCCTCGGCGCGCTGGCCGGTGAGCCGGGTGTCGAGGAGCTCGCCGCCCACGGCGTGGCGGCGCTGCGCAGCGGCCCCCTGCACGACGCCGAGCACGGCGGCTGGCGGTCGGCGGTGGGCGCCGGCGCGGACGACGACAGCAAGGCCGCGTATGTGCACGCCTTCGTCGTCCTGGCCGGGTCCACCGCCACCGCGGCCGGCATCGAGGGTGGCCGGCAGCTGCTGGACGAGGCGCTGGCCGTCTGGGAGCAGCGGTTCTGGGACGAGGAGGAGGGGCTGGCCCGGGAGTCCTTCGACCGTGCCTGGACCACGGCCGAGGACTACCGGGGCGCGAACGCCAACATGCACGGGGTCGAGTCCACCCTGGCGGCCGCCGACGCCCTGGCCCCCACCGACCCGGGCGCCGCGGCCCGGCTGCGGAACCGTGCGCTGCGGGCGACCGAGCGGATCGTGCACCGGTGGACCCGGGAGCGGGACTGGCGGCTGCCCGAGCACTTCACGGTGGCCTGGGAGCCGCTGCCGGAGTTCAACCGGGACCGCCCGGCCGACCCGTTCCGGCCGTACGGGGTCACCGTCGGGCACCAGTTCGAGTGGGCCCGGCTGTGCCTGCACCTGGCCGCCGCGCTGGGCGAGGACGCCCCCGGCTGGCTGCACGCCGACGCCGACGCACTGTTCCTGGCGGCCGCCGAGCGCGGCTGGGCGGCCGACGGGCAGGAGGGCTTCCCGTACACGCTGGACTGGGCGGACCGCCCGGTCGTCGCCGCCCGGATGCACTGGGTGCTCACCGAGGCGATCGCCGCCGCGGCCGTCCGCCACGTCGTGCACGGTGACCCGCGGACGCTGGAGCTGCAGCAGCGCTGGGAGGAGCTGGGCGACCGGCTGTTCCTGGACCCGGCGGTGGGCAGCTGGCACCACGAGCTGACGCCGGAGGGCACGGTGGGCAGCGGCACCTGGGTGGGCAAGCCGGACGCCTACCACCTGGCGCAGATGCTCCTGCTGCCCGGACGCCCCGTGCGCGGCAGCGTCGCCGCCGCCGTCCTGGCCGCCCGCTGA
- a CDS encoding SRPBCC family protein, whose protein sequence is MANVEKSIDVDVPIRQAYDQWTQFETFPEFMNGVERITQLDERHTHWVTKIGGVEREFDAEITEQHPDERVAWKSTDGKSHAGVVTFHKISDNTTRVMVQIDWEPEGVVEKVGAAVGVDDRQISADVKRFKEFIESRGTETGAWRGDVPREG, encoded by the coding sequence ATGGCGAACGTGGAGAAGTCGATCGACGTGGACGTGCCGATCCGGCAGGCCTACGACCAGTGGACGCAGTTCGAGACGTTCCCCGAGTTCATGAACGGGGTCGAGCGGATCACCCAGCTCGACGAGCGGCACACCCACTGGGTCACCAAGATCGGCGGGGTCGAGCGCGAGTTCGACGCCGAGATCACCGAGCAGCACCCCGACGAGCGGGTCGCCTGGAAGAGCACCGACGGCAAGTCGCACGCCGGCGTCGTCACCTTCCACAAGATCAGCGACAACACGACCCGGGTCATGGTCCAGATCGACTGGGAGCCCGAGGGCGTCGTGGAGAAGGTCGGTGCGGCGGTCGGCGTCGACGACCGGCAGATCAGCGCCGACGTCAAGCGGTTCAAGGAGTTCATCGAGAGCCGCGGCACCGAGACCGGTGCCTGGCGCGGCGACGTCCCGCGCGAGGGCTGA
- a CDS encoding flavodoxin family protein — MTTTTPLRALALTCSLKPSPAPSSTDLMARQVLDALAGHGVEGELLRVVDHDVKPGVEVDMGDGDAWPSIREKILAADVLLLATPTWVGHMSSVAQRVVERLDAEISETDDQGRPLVFGKVGIVAVVGNEDGAHKISADLFQALDDVGFTVPAQGATYWNGEAMHGTDYQDLDETPEATATTTATVARNAAHLARLLKASPFPPAS, encoded by the coding sequence ATGACGACGACGACACCGCTGCGCGCACTCGCGCTGACCTGCAGCCTCAAGCCCTCGCCCGCCCCGTCCAGCACCGACCTGATGGCCCGCCAGGTGCTCGATGCCCTGGCCGGGCACGGCGTCGAGGGGGAGCTGCTCCGGGTGGTCGACCACGACGTCAAGCCCGGCGTCGAGGTGGACATGGGTGACGGCGACGCCTGGCCGTCGATCCGGGAGAAGATCCTGGCCGCCGACGTCCTGCTGCTGGCCACCCCGACCTGGGTCGGGCACATGAGCAGCGTGGCCCAGCGGGTGGTCGAGCGGCTGGACGCGGAGATCTCCGAGACCGACGACCAGGGGCGTCCGCTGGTGTTCGGCAAGGTCGGCATCGTCGCCGTCGTCGGCAACGAGGACGGCGCGCACAAGATCAGCGCCGACCTGTTCCAGGCGCTGGACGACGTCGGGTTCACCGTCCCGGCCCAGGGCGCCACGTACTGGAACGGCGAGGCGATGCACGGCACCGACTACCAGGACCTCGACGAGACCCCGGAGGCGACGGCCACCACGACGGCCACGGTGGCCCGCAACGCCGCCCACCTGGCCCGGCTGCTGAAGGCCTCGCCCTTCCCGCCGGCCTCCTGA
- a CDS encoding HPr family phosphocarrier protein has protein sequence MPSKTVTVGSAVGLHARPAALIAEAVSKSGVPVTLATPGGNPVDAGSPLMIMTLGAKQGTEVVVDSDDDAVLDRIADMVASDLDAE, from the coding sequence ATGCCCTCCAAGACCGTGACCGTCGGCTCCGCCGTCGGCCTGCACGCCCGTCCGGCGGCCCTCATCGCCGAGGCCGTCTCCAAGTCGGGGGTGCCGGTCACGCTGGCGACCCCCGGCGGGAACCCGGTCGACGCCGGCTCGCCCCTGATGATCATGACGCTCGGGGCCAAGCAGGGCACCGAGGTCGTCGTCGACAGTGACGACGACGCGGTGCTCGACCGGATCGCCGACATGGTCGCCAGCGACCTCGACGCCGAGTAG
- a CDS encoding PTS fructose transporter subunit IIABC — protein sequence MSALITTELVALDADLGQDKDAVVRRLAGLVAASGRATGADDLHADAMAREAKAATGLPGGIAIPHCRSAAVTQASLAFARLDPKVDFGAPDGPADLAFLIAAPEHGDADHLTLLTALARALVRPEFVASLRAAGSAEEVVGLVQDVVSPPEAPAAPAPQATGGATATTAAAEPAPAAATPATAPPAAGRSVVAVSACPTGIAHTYMAADKLTAAAKEMGVELHVETQGSSGSTPLDPSVISQAAAVIFAVDVGVKDRERFAGKPLVQSGTKRAMNEPEVMIREALAAADDPNARRVPGSAESGAAAATGSSDRPSTGAEIRRWLLTGVSYMIPFVAAGGLLIALGFLFGGYQIVNADPATDGAQSYALNWALNNNFFDLPTAEPLEGLNDGFWGYLGALCTVLGQAAFGFLVPALAGYIAYAIADRPGIVPGFVVGAVSLTVGAGFLGGLVGGIIAGFAALWISRWKLPAFARGLQPVVIIPLLATFISSGLMVVVLGQPLAAALEGLGDFLNGLTGAATILLGIILGLMMCFDLGGPVNKAAYVFATTGLTAAIAGEGGQQQLVIMATVMAAGMVPPLAMALSSTVLRPRLYTPAERDNGKAAWLLGASFISEGAIPFAAVDPLRVIPSMMLGGATTGAIVAGLGLELQAPHGGFFVWFAMSNWALFFLAVLVGAVVGGVAVTLAKSVGGTKRGEPLASDLTADLDGDSGTGTSPARPAVAGPAH from the coding sequence ATGTCCGCACTCATCACGACCGAACTGGTGGCGCTCGACGCCGACCTCGGTCAGGACAAGGACGCCGTCGTCCGCCGGCTGGCCGGCCTGGTCGCCGCCAGCGGCCGCGCCACCGGCGCCGACGACCTGCACGCCGACGCGATGGCCCGCGAGGCGAAGGCCGCCACCGGCCTGCCCGGTGGCATCGCCATCCCGCACTGCCGCTCCGCCGCGGTGACCCAGGCGTCGCTGGCCTTCGCCCGCCTGGACCCGAAGGTCGACTTCGGCGCGCCCGACGGCCCGGCCGACCTCGCCTTCCTCATCGCGGCTCCCGAGCACGGCGACGCCGACCACCTGACCCTGCTCACCGCACTGGCCCGCGCGCTCGTGCGCCCGGAGTTCGTCGCCTCGCTGCGGGCCGCCGGCTCCGCCGAGGAGGTCGTCGGCCTGGTGCAGGACGTCGTCTCCCCGCCGGAGGCGCCCGCCGCCCCGGCCCCGCAGGCGACGGGCGGCGCGACCGCCACGACCGCCGCGGCGGAGCCCGCCCCCGCGGCGGCCACCCCGGCCACGGCTCCCCCGGCGGCGGGGCGCAGCGTCGTCGCGGTCAGCGCCTGCCCGACCGGGATCGCGCACACCTACATGGCCGCCGACAAGCTCACCGCCGCGGCGAAGGAGATGGGCGTCGAGCTGCACGTGGAGACCCAGGGCTCCTCGGGCTCGACCCCGCTGGACCCGTCGGTGATCAGCCAGGCCGCCGCCGTCATCTTCGCCGTCGACGTCGGCGTCAAGGACCGGGAGCGCTTCGCCGGCAAGCCGCTGGTGCAGTCCGGGACGAAGCGGGCGATGAACGAGCCCGAGGTGATGATCCGCGAGGCGCTCGCCGCCGCCGACGACCCGAACGCCCGCCGGGTGCCGGGCAGCGCCGAGTCCGGGGCGGCGGCCGCCACCGGCAGCAGCGACCGGCCCAGCACCGGCGCCGAGATCCGCCGCTGGCTGCTCACCGGCGTCAGCTACATGATCCCGTTCGTCGCCGCGGGCGGGCTGCTGATCGCGCTGGGCTTCCTCTTCGGCGGCTACCAGATCGTCAACGCCGACCCGGCAACCGACGGCGCGCAGAGCTACGCGCTGAACTGGGCGCTGAACAACAACTTCTTCGACCTCCCGACCGCCGAACCGCTCGAGGGGCTCAACGACGGGTTCTGGGGCTACCTGGGCGCCCTGTGCACCGTGCTCGGCCAGGCCGCCTTCGGGTTCCTCGTCCCCGCCCTCGCCGGGTACATCGCCTACGCGATCGCCGACCGGCCCGGCATCGTGCCCGGCTTCGTCGTCGGTGCGGTCTCGCTCACCGTCGGCGCCGGCTTCCTCGGCGGCCTGGTGGGCGGCATCATCGCCGGCTTCGCCGCGCTGTGGATCAGCCGCTGGAAGCTGCCGGCCTTCGCCCGCGGCCTGCAGCCGGTCGTGATCATCCCGCTGCTGGCCACGTTCATCTCCAGCGGGCTGATGGTGGTCGTGCTGGGCCAGCCGCTGGCCGCCGCCCTCGAAGGGCTCGGCGACTTCCTCAACGGGCTGACCGGCGCGGCGACCATCCTGCTCGGGATCATCCTCGGCCTGATGATGTGCTTCGACCTCGGTGGCCCGGTGAACAAGGCCGCCTACGTCTTCGCCACCACCGGGCTGACCGCGGCCATCGCCGGCGAGGGTGGCCAGCAGCAGCTGGTCATCATGGCCACCGTGATGGCGGCCGGCATGGTCCCGCCGCTGGCCATGGCCCTGTCCAGCACGGTGCTGCGGCCGCGGCTCTACACCCCGGCCGAGCGGGACAACGGCAAGGCCGCCTGGCTCCTGGGCGCCTCCTTCATCTCCGAGGGCGCCATCCCGTTCGCCGCGGTCGACCCGCTGCGGGTGATCCCGTCGATGATGCTCGGTGGCGCGACCACCGGTGCGATCGTCGCCGGCCTCGGCCTGGAGCTGCAGGCGCCGCACGGCGGGTTCTTCGTCTGGTTCGCGATGAGCAACTGGGCGCTGTTCTTCCTCGCCGTCCTCGTCGGCGCCGTCGTCGGCGGCGTCGCGGTCACCCTCGCCAAGAGCGTCGGCGGGACCAAGCGGGGAGAGCCGCTGGCCAGCGACCTCACCGCTGACCTCGACGGGGACTCCGGCACGGGCACCTCCCCGGCGCGCCCGGCCGTCGCCGGCCCGGCACACTGA
- a CDS encoding 1-phosphofructokinase family hexose kinase yields the protein MRTDSAPGGRVVTLTANPSLDRTLDLPGPLDRGAVTRLGGSHTEPGGKGVNVSRAVAAAGAAVVSVLPAADDDPMVSALHELGLTLASVPIDTPVRTNYTLTEPDGTTTKLNEPGPRLDEPALAALQRALLEHAATASWVVLSGSLPPGAPRDWYATLVRALRRTGARIAVDTSEAPLLALLAAGPESAPDLLKPNTEELAQLAGVPEEAVTADPEAALAAVATLHQRGVAEVLLTLGADGAVLSTADGQVWSARPPRVTVRSTVGAGDCSLAGYLLADLAGAAPADRLRSAVAYGAASAALPGSAVPTPAQVDPAGVTVTAGLPGHPTPAAAVPATGAP from the coding sequence ATGAGGACGGACTCCGCACCGGGCGGGCGGGTGGTCACGCTGACCGCCAACCCGAGCCTGGACCGGACGCTGGACCTGCCCGGTCCGCTGGACCGCGGCGCGGTGACCCGGCTGGGCGGCAGCCACACCGAACCCGGCGGCAAGGGGGTCAACGTCTCCCGCGCCGTGGCGGCGGCGGGCGCTGCGGTCGTCTCGGTCCTCCCCGCGGCCGACGACGACCCGATGGTGTCGGCCCTGCACGAGCTGGGCCTGACCCTGGCCAGCGTGCCCATCGACACCCCGGTGCGCACCAACTACACGCTCACCGAGCCCGACGGGACGACGACCAAGCTCAACGAGCCCGGCCCCCGGCTGGACGAGCCGGCGCTGGCCGCCCTGCAGCGCGCGCTGCTGGAGCACGCCGCCACCGCCAGCTGGGTCGTGCTGTCCGGCTCGCTGCCCCCGGGGGCGCCGCGCGACTGGTACGCCACGCTCGTCCGCGCACTCCGCCGCACCGGCGCACGCATCGCCGTCGACACCTCCGAGGCACCGCTGCTGGCGCTGCTGGCCGCCGGCCCGGAGTCGGCCCCCGACCTGCTCAAGCCCAACACCGAGGAGCTGGCCCAGCTGGCCGGCGTGCCCGAGGAGGCCGTGACCGCCGACCCCGAGGCGGCGCTGGCCGCGGTCGCCACCCTCCACCAGCGGGGCGTGGCCGAGGTGCTGCTCACCCTCGGCGCCGACGGGGCCGTCCTGTCCACCGCCGACGGGCAGGTCTGGTCGGCCCGCCCGCCGCGGGTCACCGTCCGCAGCACGGTCGGCGCCGGCGACTGCAGCCTGGCCGGGTACCTGCTGGCCGACCTCGCCGGCGCGGCGCCGGCCGACCGGCTCCGCTCGGCGGTGGCCTACGGAGCCGCCAGCGCCGCCCTGCCCGGCTCCGCCGTGCCCACGCCCGCGCAGGTGGACCCCGCCGGCGTCACCGTCACCGCCGGCCTGCCCGGCCACCCGACTCCCGCCGCGGCCGTCCCGGCCACCGGCGCCCCCTGA
- a CDS encoding DeoR/GlpR family DNA-binding transcription regulator, which translates to MYAEERQQAIAGLVTQRGRVAVTAVAEHFGVTTETVRRDLAVLERAGMLRRVHGGAVPLGTLTVVEPALGERRGTRIEAKRRIATAALALLPPANGSLILDGGSSTAALAELLPGDRPLVTATNSVPIAARLSGSPGIALHVLGGRVRGITQSAVGESTVAALTDLRADVVFLGTNGISAGYGFTTPDEAEAAVKRAMTRAGQRVVVLGDSSKLGREHLVRFAAIEDVDVLVTDDEADPAVVAELESQGIEVLVA; encoded by the coding sequence ATGTACGCAGAGGAGCGTCAGCAGGCGATCGCCGGCCTGGTCACGCAGCGGGGCCGGGTCGCCGTCACCGCGGTCGCCGAGCACTTCGGCGTGACCACCGAGACGGTCCGCCGCGACCTCGCCGTCCTCGAGCGGGCCGGGATGCTGCGCCGGGTGCACGGCGGCGCCGTCCCCCTCGGCACGCTGACCGTGGTGGAGCCCGCGCTCGGGGAGCGCCGCGGCACGCGGATCGAGGCCAAGCGCCGCATCGCCACCGCGGCGCTCGCCCTCCTGCCGCCCGCCAACGGCAGCCTGATCCTGGACGGCGGCAGCTCCACCGCGGCCCTGGCCGAGCTGCTGCCCGGCGACCGGCCCCTGGTCACCGCCACCAACTCGGTGCCGATCGCGGCCCGGCTCTCCGGCTCGCCCGGCATCGCGCTGCACGTGCTCGGCGGGCGGGTCCGCGGGATCACCCAGTCCGCCGTCGGGGAGTCCACCGTCGCCGCGCTCACCGACCTGCGGGCCGACGTCGTCTTCCTGGGCACCAACGGGATCAGCGCGGGGTACGGCTTCACCACCCCCGACGAGGCCGAGGCCGCGGTCAAGCGGGCGATGACCCGCGCCGGCCAGCGGGTCGTGGTGCTCGGCGACAGCAGCAAGCTCGGCCGCGAGCACCTGGTGCGCTTCGCGGCCATCGAGGACGTCGACGTCCTGGTCACCGACGACGAGGCCGACCCGGCCGTCGTCGCCGAGCTCGAGTCGCAGGGGATCGAGGTGCTCGTCGCATGA